Proteins encoded within one genomic window of Candidatus Latescibacter sp.:
- a CDS encoding FlgD immunoglobulin-like domain containing protein: MNDEDATAEAPQVFTLKQNLPNPFNPATTIGFALRKSSQVSLKVYDLLGREVVTLANGEKSAGEHRVIWNGSDNSGKQVSSGVYLYRLIAGGREETRKMLLAR, encoded by the coding sequence GTGAATGATGAAGACGCCACCGCGGAGGCGCCACAAGTCTTCACATTAAAACAGAACTTGCCTAACCCGTTCAATCCGGCGACTACGATCGGTTTTGCTCTCAGAAAATCTTCACAGGTAAGCCTTAAGGTGTACGATCTTCTTGGGCGGGAAGTAGTCACTCTTGCGAACGGAGAGAAATCCGCTGGAGAGCACCGGGTTATATGGAATGGCTCGGACAACAGTGGAAAGCAGGTTTCTTCGGGAGTATACCTCTATCGGCTTATTGCCGGAGGAAGAGAGGAAACAAGGAAGATGCTTCTGGCAAGGTAA
- a CDS encoding tetratricopeptide repeat protein: MHITKRYTWVVFCALGTLILGIGILATSGESTKATTTAPDNEIVLTIGEIDRSALTEGDTLRKAHKYKEAIDAYQKVLETQGIAQSVRAEAEYDIGLLHIWLGEFDQAETIFTGMLTSYKDDPNAVGYAQYCLAWLEVQKGKYREAITRLEQSLSNESISDRELSARIQLQIGRTYLMFLRDNQKSGEAFRKVLTLYPDTESAKHPYVQAFKK; encoded by the coding sequence ATGCACATTACAAAAAGATATACATGGGTTGTATTCTGCGCCCTGGGGACACTCATTCTCGGGATCGGGATACTTGCAACATCTGGCGAGAGCACGAAAGCAACCACCACTGCCCCGGATAATGAGATTGTATTAACCATCGGAGAAATCGACCGTTCTGCGCTTACAGAAGGCGACACTCTGAGGAAAGCTCACAAATACAAAGAAGCTATCGATGCATATCAAAAAGTTCTGGAAACACAGGGAATAGCACAGTCGGTTCGTGCGGAGGCAGAGTACGACATTGGGCTATTACATATATGGCTGGGCGAGTTCGACCAGGCGGAAACCATTTTCACGGGTATGCTTACCTCCTATAAGGATGACCCGAATGCTGTTGGGTATGCGCAGTATTGCCTGGCATGGCTTGAGGTGCAAAAGGGAAAGTACCGGGAGGCGATCACAAGGCTGGAACAGTCATTGTCAAACGAATCTATTAGCGACCGTGAACTTTCCGCCCGAATCCAGTTACAAATTGGGCGCACATACCTAATGTTCTTACGGGATAACCAGAAATCAGGAGAAGCATTCCGTAAAGTACTTACTCTCTATCCCGATACTGAATCGGCGAAGCATCCTTATGTACAAGCTTTTAAAAAGTAA
- a CDS encoding FlgD immunoglobulin-like domain containing protein: MQKSGIIALLCLWSAAEAFSGELPALLLHEGKNTVSFAILNQGATDARLKVEVDQSKLPSWLTVLPGAETVAAPKGQKSIEKLALTLQVKNAPPDAQVQVPLTLKDSAGERWNYTLQVHLAQRPTENALYSNAPNPFNPTTSISFALKENSHTSLTIYNSLGQKVRTLLDRPQSAGIHTVMWDSRDEGGRAVSSGVYLYQLKAGNFTQTRKMLLTQ; this comes from the coding sequence ATGCAGAAGTCAGGAATCATCGCTCTGTTATGCTTATGGAGCGCTGCGGAAGCATTTTCAGGAGAGCTTCCCGCTCTCCTGCTCCATGAAGGGAAGAATACGGTATCTTTCGCCATTCTCAACCAGGGGGCGACCGACGCCCGCCTGAAGGTGGAAGTGGACCAGAGCAAGCTCCCTTCATGGTTGACAGTCCTGCCCGGAGCAGAAACAGTTGCCGCGCCCAAAGGCCAGAAAAGCATAGAAAAGCTGGCGCTTACCCTCCAGGTGAAAAATGCTCCGCCTGATGCGCAGGTACAGGTTCCCCTGACACTGAAGGATAGCGCCGGGGAACGCTGGAACTATACTCTCCAAGTGCATCTTGCTCAACGCCCGACGGAGAATGCTCTCTATTCGAATGCGCCTAATCCATTCAATCCCACTACCTCGATCAGTTTTGCACTGAAAGAAAACAGTCATACTTCTCTGACCATTTACAATTCTCTGGGGCAGAAGGTGCGTACCTTGCTGGACCGCCCGCAGAGCGCCGGGATTCATACGGTAATGTGGGACAGCCGTGACGAAGGCGGCAGAGCGGTTTCGAGCGGAGTGTATCTTTACCAACTCAAGGCCGGGAATTTCACTCAAACCAGAAAAATGCTCTTGACGCAATAG